The genomic DNA GAGTCACTGCTTTTCCTACGTTTTCCTCCCACCTTATTTGTCGCCAGCGATGTTCACAGACCCAGTCGTTGCCACAGGTAGTGTCGGCATTGATTGTCACGGACTTCGTCGATCCATCCGAGTTACTCGGCGGTCCAACCCAGTCGTTGACATCCTTAAAcgaaaaaaaacttttcaaagtCCTTACTGGAAAATGTACAGAGAGTATCCCGAGAGAGAAGATAAATTCGGGTTCCAAAGTCCATCTGGCAGATCCGGCACAGGACAGAGAAATCGTTTACGTTTGACACGCCAGAATCTTCAGCGCTACAAACTCACCTCTCCATTCTCAAAATATCTTGGCCAACGATAACTTGACATCACCCGCGTGAACCCGTACGGATGAGCGAGCATGAAACCAACTGCCATTTTATAAAGCCTGTTGGACAAAAAACGTAACAGAACATGGAAGAGAAACAATGCCAAAGAAGCGACAGACCAAAAAAGAGAATAGTAAGCGTCATCATCCAGACACCGCCATTCCTCACCTGGATTCCCAGAAGGTAAGAATGGAAGCTCCGCCTGCCCCGTGCCCCCGCTGGTTGTCGTGGTTATCCACAAAGACCAGGGCTCTGTCAGAAGGCACAAAGCCCCAGCCTTCTCCCCAGTTCCTAGAGAAAAACACAAGGACTTGATTCTCCCCCCTCATGTCACGCATCCAGCTTATCTCACATCGGTCGCGGGACGTTCGCCCTTACTTTAAGTAGGCCATCTTCTCTCCATCCCACTTGCGGATCACCGTCCCCAGTTTTGCACCGTACTTGAACTCTGTCACTCGGCCATTTTCAAAGTATTGACTGCCTGTGATTGGCTCTCCTCCCAAGTCAATTACCTGGCATGGGAAAAAGCGTCACTTGTGTTTTAACAGAATGAATCAGTAATGCAGTGCACAGCTCTCACCATTATCTCTAGCATTAAACCAAGAAAAATGTATTGACGAGCACATTCATTTCTGCCAAGCGTATCAACCAAATTTGGATTAATTATATGTTATGAAATCATGTGGAAACGTGGGGCTTCACTGTTGTCCTAAACTGCAGCGTACCACCTCCTTGTGAGACTAATCCCCATGAAGATTTCAAGATGCTTTGCAGTTCTGAAGGGCAGGTGCCCGTGACCCACTGCACTGACAATCTTTCCTGGTTTGTAAGAACAAGCGCACATCACTACTTCCGTTCCTCAGAAGGGgtataataaaaaagaaagtaaacacAATACGTGGCAGACAAacaggcaaaaaggaaaaaaaaacaacggaAATTACCTCTTGGAAAATAAAGGGTTTTGTTCCTGCTGAAAACCACTGAGTGTTTAGATTGTGCAATTTGGCCAGAAACGCACTTATGTCCCCAGGCCACATATGCTTGGCAGCATCGATCCGGAACCCTGCTACACCCATATCAATGAGGTGATTCATGTAATCTGCAATTGTTGAGCGTACATAGTCCTTCTCCAGAGCCAGATCAAGAAGGCTAGTCAACTTACAATCCCGGACCTGGGtaattaaacacagaaaaggaagaaagaaaaaaaagatcaaaatggAGGAAAAGTACAGAATTGAAGAAGagtaaaaaggaagagaaaaataggaaacaaaaatagaattttcacatttcactCCGTCTGCCTGTAAAACAAATGTCTCTCTGCGGATATCCCCTCCTCATTTGTTGACATGAAGGCTGAAGATGGGAACCAGGATGCTGTATCACAGCCCTGTGGGTGAACGCTGAGCTGTGAACTTGACAAAGAACCGTCACCCACGTCACGTCCAAACAGACCGACCGACACAACGAGGGTAGCATCGTGCACAGCTCCCAATTTTCCTGGGCTCCCTTAACAAGGGTAGTTGATTTCCAAAGTCCTAATTAATAAAGAGCCTGCTGGCAAAACTGAGAGGCTTGTGTTCAGTCAGTTCAGACGCATGCTCCTTCACATGCCCATGTGAAACATGGGTAGGGTTTGTGACTTCTCAGTGCCTACAGTACTGGGCAGCACAGGTGCGTTTCCGGAAGAGAAGACTATGATGTACACCACTGTATTCACTAGTAAGGGGACTAAGCGTTCAACCCGAGATAAACTACTCCCTTTCTTTGGCTTTACTGTACACAACAagatttaaacaagaaaaaatatcaaaatcgAAATCAACAAAAGTTACCTGATAGATGTCCCCATAATTTTCAATGTCTCCACTGGCGGTCTGACATTTGCCGTCGTTGAAATCCCAGGCAGAGTACGGCACCGCGGGAAAA from Lagopus muta isolate bLagMut1 chromosome 5, bLagMut1 primary, whole genome shotgun sequence includes the following:
- the LOC125693469 gene encoding pancreatic alpha-amylase-like, which gives rise to MQVLLLLAAVGLCWAQYDPNTQTGRTSIVHLFEWRWDDIALECERYLAPYGFGGVQVSPPNENIVITNPNRPWWERYQPISYKICSRSGTEDEFRDMVTRCNNVGVRIYVDAVVNHMCGSMGGTGTHSTCGSYFDTGTRDFPAVPYSAWDFNDGKCQTASGDIENYGDIYQVRDCKLTSLLDLALEKDYVRSTIADYMNHLIDMGVAGFRIDAAKHMWPGDISAFLAKLHNLNTQWFSAGTKPFIFQEVIDLGGEPITGSQYFENGRVTEFKYGAKLGTVIRKWDGEKMAYLKNWGEGWGFVPSDRALVFVDNHDNQRGHGAGGASILTFWESRLYKMAVGFMLAHPYGFTRVMSSYRWPRYFENGEDVNDWVGPPSNSDGSTKSVTINADTTCGNDWVCEHRWRQIRNMVVFRNVVDGQPFSNWWDNDSNQVAFGRGNKGFIVFNNDDWSCLYALIFSCPFRTARPTATA